One genomic segment of Stenotrophomonas sp. 704A1 includes these proteins:
- the lolA gene encoding outer membrane lipoprotein chaperone LolA: MNIRLSRFLATTTLAVACAAAGSAWAGARDDLKTFTSGLKGLDGQFSQQVFDSRGKVKESTSGRVALSAPRLFRWEYVRPHEQLIVADGKKVWMYEPDLEQATVREQGKEEQNSPLTALINPALLEQQYDVSEEAAQRDGLQWLSLSPKRETEASFQYAALGFNAQGLAKMEITDAVGQRTVISFSGWKRNPGFAAGTFSFTPPKGTDVIGN; this comes from the coding sequence ATGAACATCCGTCTGAGCCGTTTCCTCGCCACCACCACCCTGGCCGTGGCCTGTGCTGCCGCCGGCAGCGCCTGGGCCGGTGCCCGCGACGACCTGAAAACCTTCACCAGTGGCCTGAAGGGGCTGGATGGGCAGTTCAGCCAGCAGGTGTTCGACAGCCGCGGCAAGGTGAAGGAGTCGACCAGTGGCCGGGTGGCACTGTCGGCGCCGCGCCTGTTCCGCTGGGAATACGTGCGCCCGCACGAGCAGCTGATCGTGGCCGACGGCAAGAAGGTCTGGATGTACGAGCCGGACCTGGAGCAGGCCACCGTGCGCGAGCAGGGCAAGGAAGAGCAGAACAGCCCGCTGACCGCGCTGATCAACCCGGCGCTGCTGGAGCAGCAGTACGACGTCAGCGAAGAGGCCGCACAGCGTGACGGCCTGCAGTGGCTGTCGCTGTCGCCGAAGCGCGAGACCGAGGCCAGCTTCCAGTACGCCGCGCTCGGCTTCAACGCCCAGGGCCTGGCCAAGATGGAGATCACTGATGCCGTCGGCCAGCGCACCGTGATCAGCTTCAGCGGCTGGAAGCGCAACCCGGGCTTCGCTGCCGGCACCTTCAGCTTCACCCCGCCGAAGGGCACCGACGTCATCGGCAACTGA
- a CDS encoding DUF3857 domain-containing protein: MLRPAPCLLMLAGLLAASPALADASAGAAVPTPAPPSTSSDAEASNNFSFVRYRADYQVRPDAGNVQTETYEILLKTKAAVEQFSQVRLSYSEKMETLEVVNAYTLTADGQRRDVPADRIYTQESYSSASAAMYADRKVRVIVFPNLAPGTRLSYQVRRTQLTPYFPGYFGLWETFNVFTQYDDAEVTLSAPANLPMYVDSRGVQGSDRPLVKNGQAQWRWRYQRREAMQAQNWSAAVWEFGPNIMASTYRDWAQMGRAYQLKAGQAAQVTADIQALADQVTAGISDRRAQADALYRWVAQNIRYVAVYLGNGGLEPNSAQSILDNHYGDCKDHVAILEALLAAKGIASSPVLIGAGGGPTLPKIPVLGRFNHAITYVPEFDLYLDSTSAWARFGQLPDSDLGAPVLHTRDATVSRTPANDPQRNATVMEVRFSFDAQGNLQGETVPQLSDNAEIGMRAQFAQLNAQNRARAEESIMAASGFDGRGQLQLQGVPVDLTRPFGYRMAFQAEDYVDFGVAGGMAVPDPPGGESVRGLYATASAPDNETPFYCYASLREETYRLQFPANAPIIAIPQSQHFSNAAGDYRVDWRRQGQEVTVHHRLQQNAVRGADALCQPQDYAAFRALYREVRRGFRGQVLYGKLPGSGG; the protein is encoded by the coding sequence ATGCTTCGACCCGCCCCCTGCCTGCTGATGCTGGCCGGCCTGCTGGCCGCCAGCCCGGCCCTGGCCGATGCGTCCGCCGGCGCCGCCGTGCCCACGCCGGCGCCACCGTCCACCAGCAGCGACGCCGAGGCCAGCAACAACTTCAGCTTCGTGCGTTACCGCGCCGACTACCAGGTGCGGCCGGATGCGGGCAACGTGCAGACCGAAACCTACGAGATCCTGCTCAAGACCAAGGCGGCGGTGGAGCAGTTCAGCCAGGTGCGGCTGAGCTACAGCGAGAAGATGGAAACGCTGGAAGTGGTCAACGCCTATACGCTGACCGCCGATGGCCAGCGCCGTGACGTGCCGGCCGATCGCATCTATACCCAGGAAAGCTATTCCAGCGCCTCGGCAGCGATGTACGCCGACCGCAAGGTGCGGGTGATCGTGTTTCCCAACCTGGCGCCGGGCACGCGACTGTCCTACCAGGTGCGGCGCACCCAGCTGACGCCGTACTTCCCCGGCTATTTCGGCCTGTGGGAGACCTTCAATGTGTTCACCCAGTACGACGATGCCGAGGTGACCCTGAGTGCGCCGGCCAACCTGCCGATGTACGTGGACAGCCGCGGCGTGCAGGGCAGTGACCGCCCGCTGGTGAAGAACGGGCAGGCGCAGTGGCGCTGGCGCTACCAGCGGCGCGAGGCGATGCAGGCACAGAACTGGTCGGCGGCGGTCTGGGAGTTCGGGCCGAACATCATGGCCAGCACCTACAGGGACTGGGCGCAGATGGGGCGGGCGTACCAGCTCAAGGCCGGGCAGGCCGCGCAGGTGACCGCGGACATCCAGGCGCTGGCCGACCAGGTGACCGCCGGCATCAGCGATCGCCGCGCGCAGGCCGATGCGCTCTACCGTTGGGTCGCGCAGAACATCCGCTATGTAGCGGTGTACCTGGGCAATGGCGGACTGGAGCCGAACAGCGCGCAGAGCATCCTCGACAACCACTACGGCGACTGCAAGGACCATGTGGCGATCCTGGAGGCGCTGCTGGCCGCCAAGGGCATCGCCAGTTCGCCGGTGCTGATCGGTGCCGGCGGTGGGCCGACCCTGCCGAAGATCCCGGTGCTCGGCCGCTTCAACCACGCCATCACCTACGTGCCCGAGTTCGACCTGTACCTGGATTCGACCAGTGCCTGGGCGCGTTTCGGCCAGTTGCCCGACAGCGACCTCGGCGCACCGGTGCTGCACACCCGCGATGCCACCGTCTCGCGCACGCCGGCAAACGACCCGCAGCGCAACGCGACGGTCATGGAGGTGCGCTTCAGCTTCGATGCCCAGGGCAACCTGCAGGGCGAGACGGTGCCGCAGCTGAGCGACAACGCCGAGATCGGCATGCGCGCGCAGTTCGCCCAGCTCAACGCGCAGAACCGTGCCCGCGCCGAAGAATCGATCATGGCCGCATCCGGTTTCGATGGGCGGGGCCAGCTTCAGCTGCAGGGCGTGCCGGTCGACCTGACCCGCCCGTTCGGCTACCGCATGGCCTTCCAGGCCGAAGACTACGTCGACTTCGGCGTGGCCGGCGGCATGGCCGTGCCCGATCCGCCGGGCGGCGAGTCGGTGCGGGGCCTGTATGCCACCGCATCGGCGCCGGACAACGAAACGCCGTTCTACTGCTATGCCAGCCTGCGCGAGGAAACCTATCGCCTGCAGTTCCCGGCCAATGCGCCGATCATCGCCATTCCGCAGAGCCAGCACTTCAGCAACGCGGCCGGGGACTACCGGGTCGACTGGCGCCGGCAGGGGCAGGAAGTGACGGTGCACCATCGCCTGCAGCAGAACGCGGTACGCGGTGCCGACGCCCTGTGCCAGCCGCAGGACTATGCCGCGTTCCGCGCGCTGTACCGCGAGGTCCGTCGCGGCTTCCGCGGCCAGGTGCTGTACGGCAAGCTGCCGGGCTCCGGCGGCTGA